A single Verrucomicrobiota bacterium DNA region contains:
- a CDS encoding DUF1552 domain-containing protein — MTNAPFVSTRSPLSRRKFLRGAGILLSLPLLEAMTPAFAAVAKRTASDGTPGGKRRRFFGICNNLGLLPDHFFPKQSGRDYPLPPYLEILRDHRDDFTVFSGVWHPDVDGGHPADNCFLTAAPHPGSAGFRNTISLDQYIGERIGHLTRFPSLTLGVNVQQGVRSLSWTGSGVLIPCEEKAADVFARMFLEGTQDETEAQVRKLETGQSILDAVAGQAKELQRNVSARDRDRLDQYFTSVRELERRMQMSREWERKPKPKVSASVPLDPASPAAYMEKVKLMYDMARLAFETDSTRSISLLLDSVNSPAIEFGDVKTSDGYHNLSHHGKSAQKLAQLKAIDEWHMNLLANLFRELKAVQEDGEPLLDRTMILYGSNLGNANTHVTTNMPALFAGGGFKHGQHLAFDTAHNYPLPNLFVSMLQRMGLETDKFASSTGTMRGLEMGSS; from the coding sequence ATGACCAACGCCCCCTTTGTTTCCACGCGTTCCCCGCTTTCCCGCCGCAAATTTCTCCGCGGCGCCGGCATCTTGCTTTCGCTGCCGCTGCTGGAGGCGATGACGCCGGCCTTTGCCGCCGTGGCGAAGCGCACGGCAAGCGATGGGACGCCAGGCGGCAAACGGCGGCGCTTCTTCGGCATCTGCAATAACCTCGGCTTGTTGCCGGACCATTTCTTCCCCAAGCAGAGCGGGCGGGACTACCCCCTGCCGCCCTACCTCGAAATCCTCAGGGACCACCGCGACGATTTCACGGTGTTCAGCGGCGTGTGGCATCCGGACGTGGATGGCGGGCATCCGGCGGACAACTGTTTTCTCACGGCCGCGCCGCATCCGGGCAGCGCCGGCTTTCGCAACACCATCTCGCTCGATCAATACATCGGCGAGCGCATCGGGCATCTGACGCGATTTCCGTCGCTCACGCTCGGCGTCAACGTACAGCAAGGGGTGCGCAGCCTTTCCTGGACGGGGTCGGGCGTGCTCATTCCCTGTGAAGAGAAGGCCGCCGACGTTTTCGCCCGGATGTTCCTGGAGGGAACCCAGGACGAGACCGAAGCGCAGGTTCGCAAACTGGAGACCGGCCAAAGCATTCTCGACGCTGTGGCCGGGCAGGCCAAAGAATTACAGCGCAATGTCAGCGCCCGCGACCGCGACCGGCTCGACCAATACTTCACCAGCGTGCGCGAATTGGAGCGGCGCATGCAGATGTCGCGCGAATGGGAACGCAAGCCCAAGCCGAAAGTGAGCGCTTCGGTGCCGCTCGATCCCGCCAGTCCCGCCGCCTACATGGAAAAGGTGAAGCTGATGTACGACATGGCGCGCCTTGCCTTTGAAACCGATTCCACACGCTCGATCTCGCTGCTGCTCGACAGCGTGAACTCGCCGGCCATCGAGTTCGGCGACGTGAAAACCAGCGACGGCTACCACAATCTTTCCCATCACGGCAAATCGGCGCAAAAGCTGGCGCAGTTGAAAGCCATCGACGAATGGCACATGAACCTGCTCGCGAATCTCTTCCGCGAACTCAAGGCCGTGCAGGAAGACGGCGAACCGCTCCTCGACCGCACAATGATTCTCTACGGCTCGAACCTCGGCAACGCGAACACCCACGTGACGACGAACATGCCGGCCCTGTTTGCCGGCGGCGGCTTCAAGCACGGCCAGCACCTGGCGTTCGACACGGCGCACAATTATCCGCTGCCCAATCTGTTCGTCTCCATGCTCCAGCGGATGGGTTTGGAAACGGACAAATTCGCGTCCTCCACCGGCACGATGCGTGGGCTGGAGATGGGGTCGTCGTAG
- a CDS encoding DUF1592 domain-containing protein — protein sequence MKELLRFSLLFATAASAASGERTSNVDRFLQEHCLECHDAETQKGGLDLAALKFDLANSTNFNRWVLVHDRVSAGEMPPKKKPRPNSAELAAFARSLSGSLVAAEQADLKREGRATQRRLNRYEYENALRDLLQAPWLQIRDSLPEDGEAHRFNKVGDALDVSHVQMARYLNAADYALRQAMAPYAARPETNTVRYYARDQRSYTGPMKFSVFNTAPERATFPVLGFQGQPDVRRGDAPITVGSTNAELRELEGVGVVASAYEPIEPKFNQFRAPLAGRYKLRFHAYSVWVGLGPSNKWFIPNLDDISKGRRDEPVTITAETPPRLLRKLGDFDVTPEPSVHELDVWLLAGEMIRPDAGRLFRSRPGASRWQNPLAEKDGQPGVVFRWLEVEGPIYDEWPPAGHRLLFGDLSLVSRKVDANAEGRAARNLARTNRFGDRRFTPPPGVEVFSDQPLRDAKRLLPEFIRRAYRRPTSKVEVARFLPVVENALKLGNSFTDAMLAAYTAVLSSPGFICLEERPGRLDDYALASRLSFFLWNSPPDDELRLCAAMNELYKPNVLRAQTERLLADLKSRRFVEAFLDYWLDLRKIVATAPDANLYGDYYLDDLLTESALEETRLFFAELLRCDLPARNIAASDFALLNERLAAHYGLSPVQGVALRRTALPADSVRGGLLTQAAVLKVTANGTTTSPVLRGAWIMERILGQKPPPPPPSVPAVEPDIRGAVTIRQQLDQHRTLESCSACHAKIDPPGFALENFDVLGGWRERYRAEGGGTPEKGLAKSGQKFAFHYALPVDSSGVLPDGRTFRDVREFKQLLLADEAQLARNLARQLAVYATGAPIRFADRPQIEAILQRAKPSHYGVRSLMHEIVQSELFRNK from the coding sequence ATGAAAGAACTTCTGCGGTTCTCTCTCCTTTTCGCCACGGCAGCCTCCGCGGCGTCCGGTGAACGAACGTCGAACGTCGATCGATTCCTGCAGGAGCATTGCCTCGAGTGCCACGACGCCGAGACGCAGAAAGGCGGACTGGATCTGGCAGCGCTGAAATTCGATCTCGCGAACTCCACCAACTTCAATCGATGGGTTCTCGTGCATGATCGCGTGAGCGCCGGTGAAATGCCGCCGAAGAAAAAACCCCGCCCGAATTCGGCGGAGCTGGCCGCGTTCGCCAGGTCGCTGTCCGGTTCGCTCGTCGCTGCTGAACAGGCCGACCTGAAGCGTGAAGGCCGTGCCACGCAGCGGCGGCTCAATCGCTACGAGTACGAAAACGCGCTGCGGGATTTGTTGCAGGCGCCGTGGCTGCAGATCAGGGACTCGCTTCCCGAAGACGGCGAAGCGCACCGTTTCAACAAGGTCGGCGATGCGCTGGATGTGTCGCACGTGCAAATGGCGCGCTACCTCAACGCCGCGGACTACGCGCTCCGTCAAGCCATGGCGCCCTATGCAGCTCGTCCCGAGACGAACACGGTCCGCTATTACGCGCGCGACCAGCGCAGTTACACCGGGCCGATGAAATTTTCCGTGTTCAACACGGCGCCGGAACGCGCCACGTTTCCCGTGCTCGGTTTTCAGGGGCAGCCGGACGTGCGCCGCGGCGACGCGCCAATCACCGTCGGCAGCACCAACGCGGAGTTGCGCGAACTGGAGGGCGTCGGCGTGGTCGCGAGCGCTTACGAGCCGATTGAGCCGAAGTTCAACCAGTTCCGGGCTCCCTTGGCAGGCCGCTACAAACTCCGTTTCCATGCCTATTCGGTTTGGGTCGGCCTCGGGCCGAGCAACAAATGGTTCATTCCCAATCTGGATGATATTTCTAAAGGCCGCCGCGACGAACCGGTCACGATCACGGCCGAAACTCCCCCTCGTCTGCTGCGCAAGCTCGGCGATTTTGATGTCACGCCGGAACCGTCCGTGCATGAACTCGACGTCTGGCTGCTGGCCGGCGAGATGATCCGTCCGGACGCCGGACGACTTTTTCGTTCCCGCCCCGGCGCGTCGCGCTGGCAGAATCCACTCGCGGAAAAGGACGGGCAACCGGGCGTCGTGTTCCGGTGGCTCGAAGTCGAAGGCCCGATTTATGACGAGTGGCCGCCGGCGGGACACAGACTCCTCTTCGGCGACCTGTCATTGGTCAGCCGAAAAGTGGACGCGAACGCAGAAGGGCGCGCCGCGAGAAATCTGGCCCGCACCAATCGGTTCGGCGACCGCCGGTTCACGCCGCCGCCGGGAGTTGAGGTCTTCTCAGACCAGCCGTTGCGCGATGCGAAACGGCTGCTGCCTGAATTCATCCGCCGCGCTTATCGCCGGCCCACGAGCAAGGTCGAAGTAGCGCGCTTTCTTCCCGTCGTCGAAAACGCACTGAAGCTGGGAAACAGCTTCACCGACGCCATGCTGGCGGCGTACACGGCCGTTCTTTCTTCGCCCGGCTTCATTTGCCTGGAAGAAAGGCCAGGACGTCTCGACGACTACGCGCTTGCTTCGCGCCTTTCCTTCTTTCTCTGGAACTCGCCGCCGGATGATGAACTGCGGCTTTGCGCGGCGATGAATGAGTTGTACAAACCGAACGTGTTGCGCGCCCAAACGGAACGCCTGCTGGCCGATCTCAAATCCCGCCGCTTTGTGGAGGCCTTTCTCGATTACTGGCTGGACTTGCGGAAGATTGTGGCCACCGCGCCGGACGCGAATTTGTACGGCGATTACTACCTGGACGATTTGTTGACCGAATCCGCGCTGGAGGAAACTCGGCTGTTCTTCGCGGAACTGCTGCGGTGCGATTTGCCCGCCCGCAACATCGCGGCGTCGGATTTTGCCCTGCTGAACGAACGGCTCGCGGCGCATTACGGATTGTCGCCCGTGCAGGGCGTGGCTCTGCGCCGGACTGCGCTCCCGGCGGACAGTGTTCGCGGCGGATTGCTGACCCAAGCCGCCGTGCTGAAGGTCACCGCCAATGGCACCACAACTTCGCCCGTGTTGCGCGGCGCATGGATCATGGAACGCATCCTGGGCCAGAAACCGCCGCCGCCGCCGCCGAGCGTTCCTGCCGTTGAGCCGGACATTCGCGGCGCCGTCACCATTCGCCAGCAGCTTGACCAGCATCGCACGCTGGAAAGCTGCTCCGCCTGTCACGCAAAAATTGATCCGCCCGGCTTCGCCCTGGAGAACTTCGACGTCCTGGGCGGCTGGCGCGAGCGCTATCGCGCTGAAGGCGGCGGGACGCCGGAGAAAGGCCTGGCCAAGAGCGGACAGAAATTCGCGTTCCATTATGCGCTGCCCGTGGATTCCAGTGGCGTGCTGCCCGACGGTCGAACATTCCGCGACGTGCGCGAATTCAAACAACTTCTGCTGGCCGACGAAGCGCAGCTCGCGCGCAATCTCGCGCGGCAACTGGCCGTCTATGCCACCGGCGCGCCGATTCGCTTCGCGGACCGTCCCCAAATCGAAGCCATTCTCCAACGCGCCAAACCGAGCCACTACGGCGTGCGCTCGCTCATGCATGAAATCGTGCAGAGCGAATTGTTCCGGAACAAATAG
- a CDS encoding gfo/Idh/MocA family oxidoreductase: MKTLSRRRFIKSSLITTGALSLSARSWNNVLGANEDIRVAVVGFNGRGGSHISGFSNIPGVRLTGLCDVDSKVLDASAQRLQKKGQTIEAHIDVRRLLESKNIDVISTATPNHWHGLITIWACQAGKDVYVEKPISHCVWEGRKAVEAARKYKRIVQAGTQSRSNAGLREALDWVRAGNIGKIKIARGLCYKPRPSIGKVEGPQPIPPSVNYDLWCGPAPNGPLMRSRLHYDWHWVWATGNGDIGNQGIHQMDICRWALNKPELSPKILSVGGRLGYADDGETPNTQFAVHDYGDALLIFEVRGLPAGTGKREMDKYRTQSVGHVIECEGGYLAGTSVYDNDGQVIRSFMGRGEEGHFENFIKAVRSRKVSDLNADILEGHLSSALCHTSNISYRLGKEANPEEIREALKADKAAVETLGRMEEHLAANGVDLKKTRASLGAFLRMNGKTERFIDNPEADKLLKDNYRPPFVVPENV; the protein is encoded by the coding sequence ATGAAAACACTGTCTCGTCGTCGTTTCATCAAATCCTCCCTCATCACCACCGGCGCCCTGAGCCTTTCGGCGCGTTCGTGGAATAATGTCCTGGGCGCAAACGAAGACATCCGCGTGGCGGTCGTTGGCTTCAATGGGCGGGGAGGCAGTCATATCAGCGGGTTCTCCAATATTCCGGGCGTGCGCCTGACCGGGCTTTGCGACGTGGACAGCAAAGTATTGGACGCCTCCGCGCAACGTCTGCAAAAGAAAGGCCAGACCATCGAAGCCCACATCGATGTCCGCCGCCTGCTCGAAAGCAAGAACATCGACGTTATCAGCACCGCCACGCCGAATCATTGGCATGGCTTGATCACGATCTGGGCGTGCCAGGCCGGCAAAGACGTCTATGTGGAAAAACCCATCTCGCACTGCGTCTGGGAAGGCCGGAAGGCCGTCGAGGCGGCTCGCAAATACAAGCGCATCGTCCAGGCCGGCACGCAAAGTCGCTCGAACGCCGGGTTGCGCGAAGCGCTCGATTGGGTGCGCGCGGGCAATATCGGCAAGATCAAGATTGCCCGCGGGCTTTGCTACAAGCCTCGTCCGAGCATCGGGAAAGTCGAGGGCCCGCAGCCGATTCCGCCTTCGGTGAATTACGATCTGTGGTGCGGTCCCGCGCCGAACGGTCCGCTGATGCGCAGCCGCCTGCACTATGACTGGCACTGGGTCTGGGCCACGGGCAACGGCGACATTGGCAATCAGGGCATCCATCAGATGGACATTTGCCGCTGGGCGCTGAACAAGCCGGAGCTTTCGCCGAAGATCCTTAGTGTTGGCGGCCGGCTCGGTTACGCCGATGATGGCGAAACGCCGAATACGCAATTTGCCGTGCACGATTATGGCGATGCGCTGCTGATCTTCGAGGTCCGCGGTTTGCCCGCCGGCACCGGGAAACGCGAGATGGACAAATACCGCACGCAAAGCGTCGGGCACGTGATCGAATGCGAAGGCGGCTACCTGGCGGGCACGTCGGTTTATGACAACGACGGGCAGGTCATCCGCAGTTTCATGGGGCGCGGCGAAGAAGGACACTTTGAGAATTTCATCAAGGCCGTCCGCAGCCGCAAAGTTTCGGATCTCAACGCGGACATCCTGGAAGGCCACCTTTCCAGCGCGCTTTGCCACACCTCGAACATCTCTTATCGCCTGGGCAAAGAGGCGAACCCGGAGGAAATCCGCGAGGCGCTCAAGGCGGACAAAGCCGCCGTGGAAACCCTGGGCCGGATGGAAGAGCACCTGGCGGCGAATGGCGTCGATCTGAAAAAGACCCGAGCTTCGTTGGGGGCCTTCTTGCGGATGAACGGCAAAACCGAGCGGTTCATCGACAATCCTGAAGCCGACAAATTGTTGAAGGACAACTACCGTCCGCCGTTCGTCGTTCCGGAAAACGTCTGA
- a CDS encoding Gfo/Idh/MocA family oxidoreductase: MKHLTRRSFLKSSLFTATTLSFSARSWSQVPGSSETIRVAVVGFGGRGGDHINGMRKLKDKQVRIVALCDVDQTVLSRGLGSLNKEGNVADGFTDIRKLLERKDIDVITTATPNHWHALATIWAVQAGKDVYVEKPVCHNVWEGRQMVQAARKYQKIVQTGTQSRSSHGIREAVDWVQAGNLGKILVARGLCYKPRGSIGKTEGPQTIPDEINYDLWCGPAPVDPLRRKRLHYDWHWFWAYGCGDLGNQGIHEMDRARWFLGVSELSPRVFSFGGRLGYQDDAETPNTQVVFHDYPKAPLIFEVRGLPEKSGSRNMDTFMGGRVAAIVHYEGGYVVSPNYNSAIAYDKDGKEIKRWSGSTDHYDNFIKACRSRKHTDLNADILEGYLSSSLCHTGNVSYRLGAKKSPDEVREKLKSNSAALETFGRMVEHLKANEVDLNHDKLTFGEFLTMDPKAERFTNSREADALLTRHYRRPYVVPEIV, translated from the coding sequence ATGAAACATCTTACGCGTCGCTCCTTCCTGAAAAGTTCCCTGTTCACCGCCACCACGCTCAGTTTTTCCGCCCGTTCCTGGTCTCAAGTCCCCGGTTCCAGCGAAACCATTCGCGTGGCCGTGGTCGGCTTTGGCGGGCGCGGCGGGGACCACATCAACGGCATGCGTAAGCTGAAGGACAAGCAGGTTCGCATCGTTGCGCTGTGCGACGTGGACCAAACTGTTCTGAGCCGAGGGCTGGGTTCGCTCAACAAGGAAGGCAACGTGGCCGACGGATTCACAGACATCCGGAAATTGCTCGAGCGAAAAGATATTGATGTCATCACGACGGCGACGCCGAACCACTGGCACGCGCTGGCGACGATCTGGGCTGTGCAGGCGGGCAAAGACGTGTACGTCGAGAAACCCGTTTGCCATAATGTTTGGGAAGGCCGCCAGATGGTGCAGGCGGCGCGCAAGTATCAAAAGATCGTCCAAACCGGCACGCAGAGCCGGTCCAGCCACGGTATCCGAGAGGCAGTCGATTGGGTTCAAGCCGGGAACCTGGGCAAAATCCTTGTGGCTCGCGGTCTCTGTTACAAGCCACGTGGGAGCATCGGAAAAACCGAAGGCCCGCAGACAATACCGGACGAAATCAATTACGATCTCTGGTGCGGCCCGGCGCCCGTCGATCCGCTCCGGCGCAAGCGCCTGCACTACGACTGGCATTGGTTTTGGGCCTACGGCTGCGGCGATCTCGGCAACCAGGGCATTCACGAAATGGACCGCGCCCGCTGGTTCCTTGGCGTGTCGGAATTGTCCCCGCGCGTTTTCAGTTTTGGCGGCCGGCTCGGTTACCAGGACGACGCGGAGACGCCGAATACTCAGGTCGTATTCCATGATTACCCGAAGGCGCCGCTGATTTTCGAGGTGCGCGGTTTGCCGGAAAAGAGCGGTTCCAGGAACATGGACACGTTCATGGGCGGGCGGGTGGCGGCGATCGTGCACTACGAAGGCGGTTATGTCGTGAGTCCGAATTACAACAGCGCGATTGCTTACGACAAGGACGGCAAAGAAATCAAACGGTGGAGCGGCTCGACCGACCACTACGACAACTTCATCAAAGCGTGCCGCTCCCGGAAGCACACTGATTTGAACGCCGATATCCTCGAAGGCTACTTGTCGAGCTCGCTTTGCCACACCGGCAACGTGTCCTATCGGCTGGGAGCCAAGAAATCCCCGGACGAAGTCCGCGAGAAACTCAAAAGCAACAGCGCCGCGCTGGAAACATTTGGCCGAATGGTCGAGCACCTCAAGGCGAACGAGGTGGATCTCAATCACGACAAACTCACCTTCGGCGAGTTCTTGACCATGGACCCGAAGGCGGAGCGATTCACCAACAGCCGGGAAGCCGACGCCCTGCTCACGCGCCACTATCGCCGGCCTTACGTTGTGCCTGAAATCGTTTAG
- a CDS encoding DUF1501 domain-containing protein: MSCHCTGPNGPETRPTSRREFLRRSGCGFGMLALTSLLDADGLLAGDTPAGRVTPVNPLLPKPPHFPTKAKSVIFLFMSGGPSQVDLFDLKPDLIRLAGQPIPESFGTFKTRRAVAKNKLMAPVRPFRKHGQCGMDVSDFLPHIAGCVDDICLLRGCYGDSVTHPESVYLMNTGSILMGRPSLGAWATYGLGTENQNMPAFVVMPDPSGWVKGGAPAWGNGYMPAVYQGTILRGGESPILHLNTPKGISAAQQQATVDFINRLNREDLRAGEEQSELAARISAYELAFRMQAHAPDVVNVSSESEATKKLYGLDNKTTAEFGLRCLLARRMIERGVRFVQLYCGDTNGWDGHSAVEDNHAKLCAQSDLPIAGLLKDLKSRGLLDSTLVVWGGEFGRMPMSEGSDGRDHNPHGFCMWLAGAGVKGGRVIGATDAVGLRAEQEKTHVHDIHATLLHLLGLDHTRLTFRHNGRDERLTDVAGEVIKKAIA, encoded by the coding sequence ATGAGCTGCCATTGCACGGGACCGAACGGACCCGAAACCAGGCCCACCTCACGCCGCGAATTCCTGCGGCGCAGCGGCTGCGGATTCGGGATGCTGGCGCTGACTTCCTTGCTGGATGCCGACGGTTTGCTGGCAGGCGACACGCCGGCGGGCCGCGTAACGCCGGTCAATCCTTTGCTCCCTAAGCCGCCGCATTTCCCGACCAAAGCCAAGAGCGTCATTTTTCTGTTCATGTCCGGCGGGCCGAGCCAGGTCGATTTGTTCGACCTGAAGCCGGACTTGATTCGCCTCGCGGGCCAGCCGATTCCGGAATCGTTCGGCACGTTCAAGACGCGCCGCGCGGTGGCGAAGAACAAACTCATGGCGCCGGTTCGTCCGTTCCGAAAGCACGGCCAATGCGGAATGGATGTCTCGGATTTTCTGCCCCACATCGCCGGCTGCGTGGATGACATTTGCCTCTTGCGCGGTTGCTATGGCGACAGCGTCACGCATCCGGAGTCTGTCTATTTGATGAACACGGGATCGATTCTGATGGGGCGACCGAGCCTGGGCGCGTGGGCGACTTATGGATTGGGCACTGAAAATCAGAACATGCCCGCGTTTGTGGTCATGCCCGATCCGAGCGGGTGGGTCAAAGGCGGCGCGCCCGCCTGGGGCAACGGCTACATGCCCGCCGTTTATCAAGGCACGATTTTGCGCGGCGGCGAATCGCCTATTCTGCACCTCAATACCCCGAAAGGAATCAGCGCGGCACAGCAGCAAGCCACGGTCGATTTCATCAACCGGCTCAACCGCGAAGACCTGAGGGCCGGGGAAGAGCAATCGGAGTTAGCGGCGCGCATTTCGGCGTACGAACTGGCGTTTCGCATGCAGGCCCACGCGCCGGACGTCGTCAATGTTTCGAGTGAGAGCGAAGCCACGAAGAAACTTTACGGCCTGGACAACAAAACGACCGCCGAATTTGGCCTCCGCTGCCTGCTGGCGCGGCGCATGATCGAGCGCGGCGTGCGGTTCGTGCAACTTTACTGCGGCGACACCAACGGCTGGGACGGCCATTCCGCTGTGGAAGACAATCACGCCAAACTTTGCGCTCAAAGTGATTTGCCCATCGCCGGTTTGCTGAAAGATTTGAAGTCGCGCGGGCTGCTGGACTCCACCCTCGTCGTCTGGGGCGGAGAATTTGGCCGGATGCCGATGAGTGAGGGTTCGGACGGCCGCGATCATAATCCCCACGGCTTCTGCATGTGGCTGGCCGGCGCCGGCGTCAAAGGCGGACGGGTCATCGGCGCGACCGATGCCGTAGGCCTGCGCGCCGAGCAGGAGAAAACTCACGTTCACGACATTCACGCCACTCTCTTGCACCTGCTCGGACTCGATCACACGCGCCTGACTTTCCGCCACAATGGCCGCGACGAACGGCTGACGGATGTGGCGGGTGAGGTGATCAAGAAGGCGATCGCGTAA
- a CDS encoding DUF1553 domain-containing protein, with protein sequence MGKRHDELTERTGEAKNITMQAVHALILCAFVVIAIRGPASADPAPEEADQNARVTEVPFATSARTHWAFQPVNRIAPPAVKDTRGLKTPVDHFILALLEAKGVPPATSATKEELIRRATFDLIGLPPTLSEIDAFSKDTSTDAYANLIDRLLASPHYGERWGRHWLDVARFAETDGFEHDAVRFHAWRYRDYVVQSFNADKPYDRFIKEQLAGDELYPDEPEALIATAFNLLGPDMVDSADQIQRRLNRLNDMTDTAASAFLGLTMGCARCHDHKFEPLSQKDYYRFQAFFTPATFRDDLPAPRREELAAHQSALLKYSQLTLKEQEEIAAIEAPYRQKIFEQKLAKLSPEAQAAHKTPPAERTTEQVNQIQETAALVEVMEKEMLNAMSKEDRARHKTAKEALAKYPKPSPLPMTMALQKAKGKLAKTFILARGDYNRPSDEVQPGFPAVLGESQISNLKFQIGEQSAHRATAILRTTLAEWIASPNNPLTARVMVNRIWQHHFGRGLVPTPSDFGLKGERPSHPELLDWLASEFVARGWSVKEMHKFLLLSSVYQQSSRASEEALERDPENRLYSRWQRKRLEGEVIRDSLLAISRELNRQIGGPGVFPAIPEDVFKGSRGWTVSKNAAEHNRRSIYIFARRNLRFPFLEVFDAPDSNLTCPDRPRSTSAPQSLTLLNADEVMTASEVTAARLTSEAGTNAARVTLAYRLILGRGPSEKEQAIAGSFLQNAPLSELCRALFNLNAFVYVD encoded by the coding sequence ATGGGAAAGCGCCATGACGAGTTGACCGAACGCACGGGAGAGGCCAAGAATATAACCATGCAGGCAGTTCACGCCTTGATCCTCTGCGCCTTCGTCGTGATAGCGATTCGCGGGCCTGCTTCGGCAGATCCTGCCCCGGAAGAGGCTGACCAGAATGCTCGTGTCACTGAAGTCCCTTTCGCAACCAGCGCTCGCACGCATTGGGCATTCCAGCCGGTCAACCGCATTGCACCCCCGGCGGTCAAAGACACTCGCGGGCTCAAGACGCCTGTGGATCATTTCATCCTGGCGTTGTTGGAAGCGAAGGGCGTTCCGCCAGCCACATCGGCGACCAAGGAGGAACTGATCCGCCGCGCCACCTTTGATCTGATCGGACTGCCGCCCACGCTGAGCGAAATCGATGCGTTCTCGAAAGACACTTCAACGGACGCGTACGCGAACCTGATCGATCGGTTGCTGGCGTCGCCGCACTATGGCGAGCGCTGGGGACGGCATTGGCTTGACGTGGCGCGATTCGCCGAGACGGACGGCTTCGAGCATGACGCCGTTCGGTTTCACGCCTGGCGCTATCGCGACTATGTCGTGCAATCGTTCAATGCCGACAAGCCGTACGATCGGTTCATCAAGGAACAACTCGCGGGCGACGAGTTGTATCCGGACGAACCCGAAGCGTTGATCGCGACCGCGTTCAATCTTTTGGGACCGGACATGGTGGATTCAGCGGACCAGATTCAGCGCCGGCTCAACCGGCTCAACGACATGACGGACACGGCGGCTTCGGCATTCCTGGGTTTGACGATGGGTTGCGCGCGCTGCCACGACCACAAATTCGAGCCGCTTTCCCAGAAAGATTACTACCGCTTTCAAGCGTTTTTCACCCCAGCCACTTTCCGCGACGATCTACCGGCGCCCCGGCGCGAGGAGTTAGCCGCGCACCAGTCCGCGCTCCTGAAATACAGTCAACTGACTCTTAAGGAGCAGGAAGAAATCGCGGCGATCGAAGCGCCGTATCGCCAAAAGATTTTTGAGCAAAAGCTGGCCAAACTTTCGCCCGAAGCGCAGGCGGCGCACAAGACTCCTCCCGCCGAACGCACGACCGAGCAGGTCAACCAAATCCAAGAAACCGCGGCTCTCGTCGAAGTCATGGAAAAGGAGATGCTCAACGCCATGAGCAAGGAGGACCGAGCACGCCATAAAACTGCCAAGGAGGCGCTGGCCAAATATCCGAAGCCCTCGCCTTTGCCGATGACGATGGCTCTGCAGAAGGCCAAAGGGAAACTCGCGAAGACCTTCATTTTGGCGCGGGGCGACTACAACCGGCCCAGCGACGAGGTGCAGCCGGGATTTCCGGCCGTGCTGGGCGAATCTCAAATTTCAAATCTCAAATTTCAAATTGGAGAGCAGAGTGCTCACCGTGCGACCGCAATTCTGAGGACCACGCTCGCGGAATGGATCGCAAGCCCCAACAACCCGCTCACCGCCCGCGTCATGGTCAACCGCATCTGGCAACATCATTTCGGACGCGGTCTTGTGCCGACTCCGAGCGACTTCGGTTTGAAAGGCGAACGTCCGTCGCATCCGGAATTGCTGGATTGGCTGGCGAGCGAATTCGTGGCGCGAGGCTGGAGCGTCAAGGAGATGCACAAATTCTTGCTGCTTTCATCGGTTTATCAGCAGTCGAGTCGGGCCTCGGAAGAGGCGCTTGAGCGCGATCCGGAAAATCGGCTTTACTCGCGCTGGCAGCGGAAGCGGCTCGAAGGCGAAGTCATCCGCGACAGTTTGCTTGCGATCAGCAGAGAATTGAATCGACAGATCGGCGGGCCGGGAGTTTTTCCGGCCATTCCTGAGGACGTGTTCAAAGGATCGAGAGGTTGGACTGTGAGCAAGAACGCCGCCGAGCACAATCGCCGCAGCATCTACATCTTTGCGCGGCGCAACTTGCGGTTTCCCTTTCTCGAAGTGTTCGATGCACCGGACAGCAACTTGACCTGTCCCGATCGCCCGCGCAGCACGTCCGCGCCGCAATCGCTGACCTTGCTCAACGCGGACGAAGTGATGACCGCCAGCGAGGTCACCGCGGCGCGCCTGACGAGTGAAGCCGGCACGAATGCGGCGCGCGTCACGCTGGCCTATCGATTGATTCTGGGGCGCGGGCCTTCGGAGAAGGAGCAAGCAATAGCCGGCTCATTCTTGCAGAATGCGCCGTTGAGCGAGCTGTGCCGCGCGCTGTTCAACTTGAATGCGTTCGTGTACGTGGATTAG